ACCCAAACGACGCTCTCACCCTGATTTTGCAGGCTTCCCCGAATCTCCGACCAAAACATTCGCGCGCCTTTTGGCCTCTGGCCCCCCAATCTTTACGCCGCTTCCCCGAGTTTCTTCTCAGACACTAACTAACTAACTAAACAGATAGCCCGGGGAGTGCCAGTCTCCGACCCAGCAGGTGTCATTCTCTGTCCTCGTTGACATTATCGAAACGAGTTCCAGCGCCTTCGCCGAGCCTCCGGCCCCGGCCCTGTTGGATAAAGTCCACAGGCGATTTCCCAATGCAGGCACGATTGAGGAACTTCGCATGTCGGCCCTCGGCCAATCCGGGCCGGCATTCGATCTGGATTGGCGGACCGCCGGCGGCGTGCGCCGCAATGCGCGGGTCGGTGTCATCTCCTTTCCGGGCGGTTCTCTAGAATGCGTCCTGACCAGTTCGCCCGGGAGCATGCGCCAGGATTGTCAATCGCTCAATCAACTGCTCCTGTCGCTGCGCTGTGCCTCGCTCGACGGCAAGTTGGATCTCCCCAACGTGACCCCGGAATAGCTGGCTTCCTTTTTGGCCGGCAATACTTCCCATGAACTTCAAGGTAGGGCGAGCCTGTCCCCAGCGAGCCGAGCCGGACGTATTCCAAGCACGTCGAGCGGCTCGCCGGGAACGGACTCGCCCTACCTTCGACTCGTTTATGGGGCGTGTGCACGGTCCGAAGGCACGGGAACTTCCCGGGAACCGTGAAACCCGCCTAACCAGCCTTGTTCCTGTTGAAGCGTTCGTTAATCGAATGTTACACTGCACCACAATGGTTCGGCGTGTGCTCAAGTTGCTTCACGGCCTTTCTCTTCCTGCCGTGCTGTTCGGGATCTTTTTCATCCCAGGAAACGCTGCGGGCCAGCAAAGAAGCGTGGCCGATGCGCCGCTCAACGTGCTCACGCAAGCGGTCCAGGTTCTCAAGTTGAGTCCGTCGGAGGCCAGTCGAGATTATCCCGTGCGGCTTCGAGCCGTAGTCACTTTCTTCGAACAGCGCACGGAGCTCTGTTTCGTTCACGATGAAACCGGCGGGGTCTATGTGTATTTGAAAAACTGGGCTCGCCCGGCCAGGGCCGGAGACGTCGTTGAAGTGACCGGAACGACCTCGGCCGGCACCTTCTCATCCTCGGTCAAGCAGGGGGATTTGAACGTGATTCGACCCGGCCAGCTCCCGGAGCCCAAATTCATCGCGATCGAACAACTGTCAGCAGGGCGGGATGATTGTCGGTGGATTCAGGTCGAAGGCGTGGTTCGGCGGGCCGTCGAGAATTGGGGGCACCTGCTGCTCGATTTGGTCGCCGGCCCGAGCCGGCTGAAAGTTCGCATCCTGGAACGCGAGCCGGGCCAGGAGAACTTACTCATTGACGCGAAGGTCCGGATCTCCGGGGTCGTTTCCTCATCGCACGATCGGTTGAAACGACTGGACGGGTTTCATCTCATGGTGCCGGGCATGGCTCAAGTCAAGACGCTGGAGCCCGCGCCGGCGGACCCTTTTTCGCGCGCGCAACGGACGAGTCGAAGTCTGAAAATGAAACTGCCCGGCGAGGAGTTGGATCATCGTGTTCGCGTGCGAGGAACCGTGACGATGCACTGGCCTGGAAAAGTGTTGTTCATTCAAGACGACACCGGCGGCGTGCAGGTTCGGACCGAGCAGAACGCGCCATTGGCGCCTGGCGAAGTCGTGGACGTGGCCGGCTACGCGGTTCTGGCGGAAGGCGCGTCCACGGTCGCCGACGGGATTTTTCGGAGCGTCAGCCAAGGGGAACCTCTCCGTCCGGCGGTGGCAACGGCCGGAGAAATTCTCTCCGGCGCTTTCGATCACCGACTGGTGCGACTGGACGCGCGAGTTATCGCCTCGGCGGATGATTCCCCGGAAATACAGACGTTCTCGCTGCGGGCGGGAAAGGAATCGCTGCGGGCGATTCTTCCTAAAACTCAGGGGGCAGTGCCGGGGTCGCGAATTCTGCCCAATACTCACGTGCAGATCAGCGGGGTGTGCGCCCGTGACGCTGGCATGCCGGCTCTGGGCAGTTTCGTAATTTGGCTCCGTTCGCCGGAGGATTGGGTTCTGCTGGAGCAACCGTCCGGTTCTCCGTCGAGGCTTCTGAATTGGAGGTTCTGGTTGCCCGGAATGGCGG
This window of the Verrucomicrobiota bacterium genome carries:
- a CDS encoding sensor histidine kinase; translation: MNFKVGRACPQRAEPDVFQARRAARRERTRPTFDSFMGRVHGPKARELPGNRETRLTSLVPVEAFVNRMLHCTTMVRRVLKLLHGLSLPAVLFGIFFIPGNAAGQQRSVADAPLNVLTQAVQVLKLSPSEASRDYPVRLRAVVTFFEQRTELCFVHDETGGVYVYLKNWARPARAGDVVEVTGTTSAGTFSSSVKQGDLNVIRPGQLPEPKFIAIEQLSAGRDDCRWIQVEGVVRRAVENWGHLLLDLVAGPSRLKVRILEREPGQENLLIDAKVRISGVVSSSHDRLKRLDGFHLMVPGMAQVKTLEPAPADPFSRAQRTSRSLKMKLPGEELDHRVRVRGTVTMHWPGKVLFIQDDTGGVQVRTEQNAPLAPGEVVDVAGYAVLAEGASTVADGIFRSVSQGEPLRPAVATAGEILSGAFDHRLVRLDARVIASADDSPEIQTFSLRAGKESLRAILPKTQGAVPGSRILPNTHVQISGVCARDAGMPALGSFVIWLRSPEDWVLLEQPSGSPSRLLNWRFWLPGMAVLWAFGWVLWLRAGVTRKAEALRLREASLAERQGERELRKALEERERIARDLHDCIIQSIYAVGLNLENCKRLVTEKPAQVEGQLAKVRADLNSVIRDVRNFILGLESEALKGQEFKTALKSIVLTLGEPHALRFGLQIDPLAAEELTSHQATQLLHIAREAVSNSVRHARAERTVLSLQPGEGQIRFEVRDNGMGFDPAAVGPDQRGLRNMATRARELGAAFSVVSQAGQGTRIVLDIPVKNPHESP